Proteins found in one Limnohabitans sp. TEGF004 genomic segment:
- a CDS encoding class I SAM-dependent methyltransferase: MKFMTWPVPALLAWGSSWLIFKGLQAVGLSEAIAFVAATCLGGFLSALAHTPMRKALIVLGFPLSMAASSSTLNVPPIGWLFLLGLIVLVYPRKAWRDAPLFPTPKKALREMQQHIVLPAGARILDAGSGMGDGLLALRDAFPRAELHGVEMSWPLRVLSAMRCSFARIRQGDIWLVDWRSFDMVYMFQRPESMPRAVEKAEAELRRGAWLVSLEFEAQELIPSAILTCRDGRPVWMYQVPFNRRSDARR, translated from the coding sequence ATGAAATTCATGACTTGGCCCGTTCCCGCCCTGCTCGCTTGGGGTTCGTCTTGGCTCATCTTCAAAGGTTTGCAAGCGGTGGGCCTGAGTGAAGCCATTGCCTTCGTTGCGGCCACGTGTTTGGGTGGTTTTTTAAGCGCCTTGGCGCACACGCCCATGCGTAAGGCCTTGATCGTGTTGGGTTTTCCACTCTCGATGGCGGCGTCTTCATCGACCCTGAACGTGCCGCCTATTGGCTGGCTATTCTTGTTGGGCTTGATCGTTTTGGTTTACCCACGCAAAGCATGGCGCGATGCACCGCTGTTCCCCACCCCTAAAAAAGCGCTGCGTGAAATGCAGCAACACATCGTGCTGCCGGCAGGCGCGCGCATCTTAGATGCAGGCAGTGGCATGGGTGACGGTTTGTTAGCTTTGCGTGATGCGTTTCCACGTGCCGAGCTGCACGGCGTCGAAATGAGCTGGCCATTGCGCGTGCTCAGCGCCATGCGCTGCTCGTTTGCGCGCATTCGCCAAGGCGACATTTGGCTGGTGGACTGGCGCAGCTTTGACATGGTTTACATGTTTCAACGCCCCGAAAGCATGCCCCGCGCTGTGGAAAAAGCAGAGGCTGAACTGCGCCGCGGTGCTTGGCTGGTGAGCTTAGAGTTTGAAGCACAAGAGCTGATTCCCAGCGCCATCCTCACCTGCCGCGATGGCCGCCCAGTGTGGATGTATCAAGTGCCGTTTAACCGACGCAGCGATGCGCGTCGCTAA